Genomic window (Nymphaea colorata isolate Beijing-Zhang1983 chromosome 1, ASM883128v2, whole genome shotgun sequence):
ATGCAGTCTACTGTAATCTGGAAAAGATTAATTGCGTCCACCATGCAAAGGCCTCACTATACCATGCAAGTGGGTAACACAGATTATGGGATATGAGCCACCAGAGGCGGAGGCAGATGCGggcactgtgtgggcaattgccagcACAGACCtacaaaaaattacttattttcatattgatactttagggtaagttttttatttaaatatttgtgccacttaaaaatttaaaattttataactaatgcCTTTTATCCAGAATTTTCTGGCTTCACTTCTGCGAACTATAATCCACAGCATTTGTCAGCCATTGGCGGCGTTTGATTCATGTTATTCAAAGCTAAGTTACTTGCTCATTCAACAGTATGTTGGCAAGCTTACCATTTTAGATGTAAATTCGGGTTTTTGGATCATCTAAAATATGTACGACATCATATTTCAAATTAGTACGTAGGATGCAATGTTGGACCATACGCAGTCCATTGCTCTTCTGCATGTGGATTCTGGCTGGATCCAGCCCCTACCAAATTCAATATATACAATCAATTCTATgaaatcatatttggatttggatttggacccTATTTTCTCAATCAGCTCATCCGTGGTACTTCACTtactaagaattttttttttttttaaatgtaaggACAAAacgggaaaaaaggaaaaggtagcCTTTTTTGCAGAAGACCAAACTACCGGTGATGAAATGAGATGGAAAACGGCCCTGAACTGTGGATTTTAATGCTTCGAATATCTTATCCACTTTGCTCTACAACTGGCTCATAAATGGATGAATATGTCTGGGAATAAGTTATCCAGACAGATTCCAATCACTTCAGCCGACTTCGATGGGTAATTATTTTGGTAGATCTGCTGCCCAAGTTTAACTGTTGTTTTTATTCAATGCAAATAAAGTTGGGCATCCAACCGGGCCAGCGTGATTTGATAAGGAGTTGGGGTCAAGTCAGACCACAGATCATGACTCGGGCTTCGGCCCAGCCCAACTACTTGTAACCTGGATCTGGGATCTGGGTCTGGCCgaattagaataaaaaaaattatttttatataaatataattaaatataacaacatatataattatatatatatatatatatatacaaataaagtaatattaaaaataatatattaggTTAACCCGATTTAACCGAAAAACTTTATCAGGCCAAGCTCAATCCCAAGTTGGTATAAGACTACATGCGGCATGCCCATCCTTATCTTTTAAGTACCTTTTAAGTACCATAGGTTCAAGTACttgttaaaacatgaaaaggcTCTTTAATTGGACAactaaaaaacattatttttcttgaaagatAAAATTGCCTTTATCCTTAAGCAAAGCAAATAATTGCTCCTCGCTAAGAACCCGGAAGGCAGGGGGAATGGAGGGGCTTCGGGCCTTTTCGGGAAGCCTTGCTCACTCGAAATAATTgctcttcaacaaaaaaaaaaaaaagtctgttAACGCAAAAAAAGTTGGCTTTCCTAATCGATTTTGATCGAAAagcaaccttttctttttttttttttttttgtgagtgTTTTTGCGGGGGAGGACAATTCGTTCACCCTTGCAGAGTTGAACTACACAGAAAGAGTAAAGAAAGAGAATATCTCTGATCATTGAAATTCGACCAAATATTTAAAGTACAAAAAGATCTTCTCTTAGTTGACATGCTTCGATGTGAAATAATAAGTGATgcctctttttatctttttccaaTGCAGCCGCAAGGAATCATCATGAATTCATCTTGGTTAGAGCAATAAAAGACCTGGTTCCTTCTCAGCAACCCAAAAGCTAACGTGTCTTCATCTGAGTCGGAACTGGCCGAGGGGATTTCCGGTACTACATCCAGCAACTTGATCATCCTTATCATGAGAAAGATGCAAGTGGGACATAACGTTCTATCTCCTTTGTCATTCAATTGTTCATGGGGAAGCGCAGCATGCATGAACTTGAATGTTACAGCAGGTTTCGGCGTCGGATATGTGGACGATGAGGACACGCAATATGGAAAGAGAGGCAGCATCAACCCAGAATAAGAGAAACTTGGGCTGGCAGAAGCTACATATGTGGGAGGTGGTAAACATTGAAAGAGGACAACAATATGAATCAGGTGGGATATGGTGGAGAAGTTGACGAGGTTGCCTTTGGGCGTCGATaaattctttcttcaataaGACCGCCACTGAGGTGTTGGCGTAACTTAGAAGACGGTGAATGGAGATGGAAACAGGTCTCTCATGAAGTTGGTACCAAGCAAGTCAAATGACGGAGAGAGGATCCTGTATAGTTGTTTATGTCAGATGCAAAAGTTCAGTACGTTCCCAGACGATTCATCACACCAACATGTAAATCAGcaacttgcatttttttttacagttgtAAATGCTCCGCTGTATTTGTTTTTCTGTCAAGCTGGACTGCTCTTCAATTTTAACGGGGAGGGGTCTGCCAAACCCCGCCCTCCGCTAATTAGAAAAGGATCAGGATGGAAATGAATTTTCTGATCCAAGCAAGATTCACAACCCACTGACATGAGGAAatcatctttcaaaaaattcaatgttGTTTCCAATGTTCATAATGATAGCTTAATAAAAGATATTCTTGCATGTTAAAAATAACTCGAGCTGCTCATTCGCCAGTTTCTTTGTCGCACAGTTGTCCGGcaaagaagcaaaataactttttaagtttttccttttggaaGAATGGAGCCACCAGCCTGATCAATGATCATGTTTGCTGAGCTGAAAAACATCATGAAAGCCAAGCCACCAGATTTGAATTACTCTCACTTGACCAAACAGTTGGTAAGGAAATTGTCGGTTAGCATATGCTTAAAATGAAGAGAACTACCCAAGAAAATCCAGGGTGaggaaaatttttgaagaaaagagaaaaggaaatacTGCATTCTCAACAGAAGAATACATGTACAGAGTACAAAAGTGAACTGTAGACGTCAGCGATCACAGAACAGAGACAATCAACCAGTTCACCGCAAGAATCTAACGTGAAGTAAGCCCCACAACAAAACGAAGGAGTATGAATGTgatgactaaaaaaaaaattgagaataaCAATAACTATCAagttaaaatagaaaataaagaacaaactGCAGAAACAATGTCACAAGTACTGTTGCGGTGGCCATGGATTGAGATTGCATGGTCGTCCATGCTTGGGAGACATCTATTTGAATTGTGAAGTTGCAGTTATTTCGCGAAGCATTCTGCGTTGTCACCATTGCAAGACCTTGGAAGTCACATGCAGTTTCCTTTTGATATTGTACTTGATAATACATGTTGAATGCAAATGAAGCATTCCCTTGAGTATCCATATCACCACAGGATGACCCATAACCAAGAGCTGTGCAATCTGAGAAAGTACAGgcatatccaacattttctCCCAGTGCGGTCAAGTTGGTAGCATCTGGCCTGATCACACACCACTGCTTAGGGAGATACTTCACATTCTTTGCTGGAACCAGCGACTTGGTCGGATCCTGTCCAGCGAGGTCCATTTGAAACTTTGGTCTTCCATCATAAGCAAAAATTCCCCAGTGACGCTCAAAGTTTCCAGGTGATATGCTCTTAGCATCCTCATCGATTAGACCAAACAGATAGACCTCAAGGTATCCAGGTCGTTGGGGAGTCCCTTCATTGCTTGCCAACTTCTTCAGCAGGCCATCATAGAACCTTTTAGCATTCACCATATTGGCATTTTTGTCTCCATCAGTAGGCCAGCCAACTTCCCCAACAATTATTGGCAAGTTGGGGAAACCAACATCCTTCAGAGCCGCGATTAATGTATCAAAGTTGGCATCAAACACATTTTTATATACAATCCCATTAGAATCTGTGACTGTATCAGTGCCATCAAAAAATGCATAGCCAGTAGGAAAGTTTGCATCTTGGTACAAACTAATAAAGGGGTAGATGTTGACCGTGAAAGGCGCACCACTGCTGCTTAGAAGCTGAACGATGCTTTTCTGTCAAGATTCATATTTTATCACAACAGGAAGAAGCAGCACAGCAAACGAAGGAAAAGAATTGTTACACTAATTTGAGCAGGAACAGGAAACGACTGCACAAATATTAAACAATTGACTTATTGAATATTACCATAACAGAGCTAATGTCTGAACGAAATTTTCCTCCAGATGGACCAGCAGTAGTGCCATACACATCAGCATTTTGAGGCACAGTTGCTTTAATCTTGTCTCCTAGACCAGCATCATTCAGAGCATTTTGGATGTTTTGAAGAGCAGGAAAAGTAACATTGTCAAATGAGTGATtgtaagaagaaagaaaaggttcaTTTCCCACTGCCACATACCTGCCAAGATGATCCCCATTTTGTTACAGATGAAATGTTATATTggcaagaaaaatatttttctaacaGGGAATTCTTATGAGGACGTCATAGGATTACTTATTGAGGAAATTATCAAAGAAACACACATCAAATCAAGTAGCCATTCTGTTTTCAGCTTAGTTGTTAAAGCATGGACTAGTTCATGCCTCGGCGTCACCTCGGTGTGGTTCCACACCcgtcgcctaagtccatcaccCACACCGAttgcctaagtccatcacttaggcaaCAGGTGTCCAtctaggctggactaggcgtgacgcctagtccatgggaaggtgataagtcaccttcccttcaaattaagttctgtaattttattatacacTGTTATAACATATCtacttatattatatgcagttatattacataatttttgttttttaagtaCAGTTTGCTGTAcgttaattacatattctatatcaactcGTCAAAAGGAAGTTCCAGCCATACGTGAAGtacatattctataaaaccaatgaatttctgtatatatcttatgtgTTCTAAAACATATTTCGTGGAAGCTACGCCAGCcttcttacccatgttaaaacctatgtttatggtaaaaagaccTCCAATTTCTGTTGTTTAGTGCATGTCTAGTAATCAGAGAAATACGTGCAGACCTCACTTTTGCAACCTGAATATAGATTTATTTTCCCATTTGTGAGGGTGTTTtgtgtgttatatgtatattaaatgttatatgtacaatctattgtaaacttgtaatgtatattatatgttctgaCTTTATATGATTGttgtttgaaaattgaaatgattcaaatgaaatagtctaAATTAAGGTCTAtaaatgaaatagtctataagaaatgcaagcattgtccagtatgtaaacaacaattatgtgttttcttttgtgtatcaaactaaggcatcagctagaacagaacagcacagttttccagtatgtaaacaagctaTGAATGTACTGCTAAtctgtcatgtaaacaagaacataacagtttttcatgttttacttcTTGGCCTTGTTCATTTACTTAGCCACTGCTAGGTTCAGAATGATTCAGCAGCCTAGACGCCCTTCATTGTTAATGCTTTCTGCCATGAATTGATTGAAAATTAAACAAGTACACCTGATCCCCattacaaacaaaaacaatgaataTTTTTGGCCGCAAATAAAGGCAAAGTTTTGTACTGAATAAAGCAAACTGATCAATTTCTAAATTGGGAAATTGACAATCTCATGCATAAATATTCATGCGCCGCCACAGCAAATTCAACGAATATAAGGTCTCCAGCACGCTGCAGACTACAACTCTGTGCTAGAGCATATGTGCATGAAACCTGTTATTCGTTGACCTTAGATGACGCACCAAACAAAATATTGTAAAGAGTCTAAAGACCGATTTTGCTCTTTAGGGTGATGCCCACGACCAGCAGCATTAGATTCAAGTAGAGGAAGAACTCGGCCAGTAAATCGTGCAGCTAAAGAGCCGGATATCATGACAGACAAGAAAAACATCTCAGAACGCAGGgaacaaatatcatacacaCAAAATGTGAACAAATATAAAGGAATAATATTTTGAACGAAATTTAGAAACTGCAACTCCATATCTTAAAACAATCCCGTAACCGTAACTGTATAAtttgtaaacaaaaaattaacagCCAGACACAGCGTAAAAAGGATATTCCCGTAAAGGATGAAGACCAGTGTAAATGTAAAAGAGATGAGCAAAAACTTCACCAatcccaagaagaagaaaaccccaaaaagGTATTGGCCTAAAAGGAAAAGTTAAAGTCACTAGGAAGGAGATTACATAATAGTAAGAACAGGAAAGTcggtcttttcttttttcttcctgtaATCGTAAGAGAAGAAGACTTACGAAGTCCGTTATGGGACGGAACTTAAGGTCCAGTAGTCCTCTACCAGACCCATAAATGATAAAAGGCCTGAGCAGTAGACCAGTTCGAGTTGGTACTAAGCCAACACTAACTCCAGAAGGAGGCACCCCAAATCAAGCAGTTCTACAAAAGGAGAGTAACGAGGAAGAAGTAGTAGCAACTCACTTGATGGTAACCCCACCATTGAAGTTATAGCGCGTGACGTTCTGCTTCACCCATTGCTTCGCTGCACTGTAATCGCCGGCGATGGTGGCCAGCATATTGTTGGGAATGCCAACCATAACCTCCATC
Coding sequences:
- the LOC116264595 gene encoding glucan endo-1,3-beta-glucosidase 8-like — its product is MLTRLVCLCWAVSFAMCVNGLGVNWGTQAIHPLPPTIVSQLLQDNGIKKVKLFDADQATMSALSGTGMEVMVGIPNNMLATIAGDYSAAKQWVKQNVTRYNFNGGVTIKYVAVGNEPFLSSYNHSFDNVTFPALQNIQNALNDAGLGDKIKATVPQNADVYGTTAGPSGGKFRSDISSVMKSIVQLLSSSGAPFTVNIYPFISLYQDANFPTGYAFFDGTDTVTDSNGIVYKNVFDANFDTLIAALKDVGFPNLPIIVGEVGWPTDGDKNANMVNAKRFYDGLLKKLASNEGTPQRPGYLEVYLFGLIDEDAKSISPGNFERHWGIFAYDGRPKFQMDLAGQDPTKSLVPAKNVKYLPKQWCVIRPDATNLTALGENVGYACTFSDCTALGYGSSCGDMDTQGNASFAFNMYYQVQYQKETACDFQGLAMVTTQNASRNNCNFTIQIDVSQAWTTMQSQSMATATVLVTLFLQFVLYFLF